CTGGAAGGCGAGGCCTTCGCCATGGGCGAACCACTCGGCGCCGGGGCCGCCGGGTTGACCAGGTTGGAATGGCGAATCGCTCACGAGGCAGACGATAGAGCCGGGGTGGGTTGTGTGTTCGCGCTGCCCGCCAGCTTTTCGATGCAATCCGCGGCCACCGCGGCCCCGTCCTCGGTCTTGAGCCGGGCGGCGAGCACGGTGGCGTTGGCCCTGGCCGTGGGATTCTCCAGCACGCTCATCACCGCGTCGGCGAGGCGGCGGGCGGTGAGGCGGCCGCGGATCACGGTCTCGGAGACGCCCAGGCGCTTGGCCCGCGCGGCGTTGTCGAACTGGTCGTGGGCGTGGGGGACGATGACGGTGGGCTTGCCGGCGCGGAGACCCTGGGCGGTGGTGCCGATGCCGCCGTGGTGCACGCTCGCGGCGACGCGCGGCATGACCTTCGAGAACGGGATGTAGGTGAACACGGCGACGCCCGGCGGCGGGTCCTTCACGGTCACGCCGGAGTTGCCCACCAGCAGCATGCCGCGCCGGCCCATGAGGCGGCAGGCGTCGCTGGCGATCTGGTAGAAGTCGCGGGCGACGTGCACGGCAGCGGTGCCCAGCGAGAAGAGCACGGGCTCCGGGCCGGCGGCGAGGAAGCGCTCGACGAGCTCGCCCGCGTGCTCCTGTTCGCCATGGCGGTCGTGCAGCGGGAAGCCGCAGATGACGCCCTGCTCGGGGTCGCCGTCGACGGGGCCGCGGAACTCGCGCGACCAGAGTCCGAGGTTCACGGTGCCGTTGCGGCAGGCGTCGCGCCAGCAGTCGTCGAGGGGCTTGAGGCCGTGCTCGCGGCGCAGGCGGTTGAAGGGCGGGCTCATCTGCATCTTGATGAGCGGGCGGAAGAGCTTGGTCATGGTCCAGCGGAACCACTTCGGCGGGTGCAGCGGGGACCACCACATGGGG
The sequence above is drawn from the Phycisphaerales bacterium genome and encodes:
- a CDS encoding glycosyltransferase, with protein sequence MRVLITAIGSHGDINPFIGVGRALLARGHSAALISNPYFKGQVEEAGLEFIPLGEALDLRDLKDMPDVMHPRKAAKVVVNELMLPFAEQTLRELPGIMDAYRPDAVMHHHICIATAWVCEKRAVPTANAVLAPMMWMSRADTFSPMWWSPLHPPKWFRWTMTKLFRPLIKMQMSPPFNRLRREHGLKPLDDCWRDACRNGTVNLGLWSREFRGPVDGDPEQGVICGFPLHDRHGEQEHAGELVERFLAAGPEPVLFSLGTAAVHVARDFYQIASDACRLMGRRGMLLVGNSGVTVKDPPPGVAVFTYIPFSKVMPRVAASVHHGGIGTTAQGLRAGKPTVIVPHAHDQFDNAARAKRLGVSETVIRGRLTARRLADAVMSVLENPTARANATVLAARLKTEDGAAVAADCIEKLAGSANTQPTPALSSAS